The DNA segment CAGCACCAAGAGTCTGGAGGTGCCTTATCCCTAGAGCTTTATCATATGGCGATTTTGCTCAATTAACTTAGCGCCAATGCCAGAGACATTGGCTAGCTCATCAATGGCCTTAAATTTACCATTTTGCGTTCGATAGTCGATGATGGCCTGCGCCTTGGCCGCTCCAATGCCCTTAAGCAGCTGTAACTGTTCCGATGAAGCGGTATTGATATTTACCTGAGCCGAATCAGGCATGGCCTGCTTAGCATCGGTAGTGGCCTTTTTAACCTCTGTCTGAGCTTGCGCTTGAACTTTGCTAACATCTTTTGCGGGATCCGCCGCCATCGCAGGTAAAGCGAATAGGGTGGAAAATGCAATGGCACTCACCATCGCGGGTAAACGATGTGTTATTTTCATAATGCTTCCTCTTTCCTTGAAATTCGGCCTTTCGTCCTACTTCCGTGGCCTTCAATCAAACATAGACGAAGCTTTTATGAATTTCCAAACGGCTAAGTATAAAATATTATCTATGACTAAAATAGCCTGTTCCCTTGCGGGTTAATCCTTTCTAGAAAGCCAAAGGACGCCGTTAAGGCATCCTTTCGCGAAGTACCACAAACCATTACGCCAGCATCGCCAAGGCTTGGTTTAAATCCTCGATGATATCGTCGCAATCCTCTAAGCCGATTGAGAGCCGCAGTAAATTATCGCTTATTCCCGCTGCCTGGCGCGCCTCTGGCGTGTAGGGTGAGTGGGTCATGGAAGCTGGGTGCTGAATAAGGGATTCCGCATCCCCCAAACTTACAGCGATTGAAAACAGCTTAAGGTAACCCACAAAAGCCATCGCTTGCTCAAGAGAGGCGGCTAACTCAAAGGCAATCACGCCACCAGCTCTCGCCATCTGTCCACCGATAAATCGATGCCCTGAATGGGATTTAAGCCCGGGATAATACACCCGAGTCACTGCGGGATGTTGCTCCAAAAACTCGGCGACACGCTGCGCACTGTCACAATGGCGCTGCAAACGCACATCTAAGGTTTTTAGCCCTCGCAAAATCAGCCACGCATCGTGGGGAGACATCACAGCACCGATATCCTTTAGGATCTCATATTTCACTCTGTGCAGCTGCTCTTCACTGCCACACACGACGCCGGCAATTACATCGCCGTGCCCATTCAAGTACTTAGTTGCACTGTGTACCACTAAATCGATACCGAATGCTAAGGGTTGCTGCAGTAACGGTGTCATAAAAGTATTATCGACAATGCTGACAAGTTGATGCCGTTTCGCAATATCGGCAATACCTTTGAGATCAAACACCTGTAGATGAGGATTTACCGGGGTTTCGCAAAAAATCACTCGAGTGTTGGGTTTGATGGCCCGCTCAATGGCCGCTAAATCGGTAAAATCAACTAAGGTGACTTCGATGCCAAAACGGGCAAATTGGCTGGTCATAAGGGCAAAGGTGCAACCATAAACCGCATTGGAAGCCACTAAATGATCGCCCATCTGCAAGTTAGCCAGCAGCGCCGCCGACACAGCCCCCATGCCAGAGGCCGTTGCCGCCGCCGCTTCTGCGCCTTCTAAAACAGCCATTTTACGTTCCAGCTCGGCAACTGTAGGGTTACCTAGGCGAGTATAAATATAACCGGGTTCGTTGCCGGCAAATCGCTCGCCGCCTTGCTGCGCCGACTCAAAGACAAAGGTCGCCGTTTGATAAAGTGGCGTCACTAAAGTACCAAAGGCTTCTCGCTCATGCCCGGCATGAATGGCTTGGGTTGCGGCTTTCCACGGCTTGCTTGATTCATCTTGCATTGCTCACTCCTTGTTGTCGCAGTGCCTCATTCGCTTGTTGTTTCATTGTTCGTTTTAATGAGGCCATGCTTAGCGTCTTGATAAGTCCTATTGATAAGTTAATGAAACATTAGCCTTATCGAATAAGCACTAACATACCCCGCTAGGCGGGCGAAACCAGTGCCATGGTGAAAATAGCATCAGAGGTGCTGTAACTAAGTTGTTACATTCAAGGTTTTTTGGCAGACAATCAGCAATAAAAAATGCGCTAATAACAAAGTCATTAGCGCATTAGCATTTAGCCTAAAATGCACTCGCGGTGTAGTGCATTCGGTTAGGTTATTTCTCTTTGGGTGTTGAGCCTGTTTTAAGCTCTGCTGCCTCTAATGGGCTCTTAAGCGCATCACGTCCGTCTTTAGTCAATAACTTACCGGCAAACTGTTTAAGCTCGGTCAATAACTCTTGATGAACTTTGGACAATTTGGGGCGCTGCTCCTCCCTAAACTGAATAGGTCGACATAGCGCCATGGCTTGATACCCTAAGCGCGCCGTGAGCAGCCCGCCCCCTAAGCCTTGGGCAAGCCGTGCGGATAATTTCCCCGTCATCTCAAGCGACAGCAATTGGGTACCCAAATCGGTCACTAACTCGCTGGTACCGGCATAGATGATGTTGATGATGATGCTGCGAATGAGTTTAATCCGGCTCCAATAGCCTAACTCTATCCCATAACAGGCGGCGACATCCCGCAGCATGCGTTGGTTACGCCAAAGAATAATGGCCATATCCAATGCCGCCAATGGACTCGCGGCAAGCAACACGGCTGATTCGGCCGCGTATCGACGGACGATTTTTTTCGCCAGTTCATCCCGCTCAGTCAGCACTAAGTTCTCAAATAGCAGCACTTTTTCGGCGTCATTGTGCTCATCTTTGAGCGACTGACGTAGCCGCTGTAGCCCCTGACTATCGGGATAATGGCGCACTATGTTATTGATAAAACCATCGGCCTCCCCCATTTGCATACTGAGGGCAAGCCTTGCGCCCGACTCTTGCGTATCGGCAACCTGCTTGAGGCGTTTTAATTTACGGTATTCGCCCAAGGCTCCGACCATAGCCCAGCTGCCGACTAAACCGAGTACGGCGCCATAAAAGCTAAATAACCAAGGGCTTGCTAACCAAGCATCCCGCAAACCTAGTGCCGTTTGCACTAAAACCAGTAGCAATAACCCAATGACGGAAAAGCGCGCCAGCCAAGACCAACGGCGAGATTGATGCAATTGTGGCCGAATGGACGACACATCCAATGCTTGCGGATGGGCCGCCAAGGCATCATCGACAACCTCATCCACCGCTTTTAAGGGTGTCTGTGGTGCAAAGGCTTGGGCACTCTTAAGCTCATCTGACGCTGACTGGAGCTTGACCTTGTCAGAATCAAATACTTGTTGTTTTTTGAGCGGTTGGCTTTCAAGTGTATTTTCAGACATTGGCTTATCGAGCGCGTTTGTCTCTGACTCACTTGAAGCTGATAACGAATCTAAACTCATTCCAGTTTATCCCCCACGAGGTACTGCAGAAGGTGATCGAGACGGATATGGTCAAAATGCACCGCAGATGGATCGACATTGCTGTTATTCGGCGGAGCAAATCCCATAAAATGAAACCCTTGATCGCGCCAAAAGTTGGGCTCGGGTAAGCGAGTGGGCACTTCGCCGGGAAAAAGCGTCAAGGCTTGGCCGTTCAATCCAATCCCCTGCACGACTTCCACATCCCCTTCTTGAGTGGTCACCATGCCATGACGCGTCGCCTTAATGGCACTAATAGCCATAGTCTCGACTTTACAACCATCGAAACTGGCAAAGTGTTGGCTGTGTTTGAGCATATCGGTGAGCAGGGATAACACATGACTTTGTTGATCCCGCGTCACATGATCAACCTTACTGGCGGCAAATAATAATCTGTCTATCCGCGGCGCAAACAATCGGCGCAAGTAACTGGATTGACCGTATTGGAAGCTTTCCATAATGGCATTTAACGCCGCGCCCATATCCTCAAACTGGGTTTTGCCACGGTTTAAAGCGCTGAAGCAATCAACCAGTACTAACTGGCGATCAAACCCCGCAAAATGCTGTTTATAGAAAGGTTTTACTACCTTGGCGACATATTCTTGATAGCGTTTTTCTAGGACATGAAAGGCGCTGTGTTTATCGCTCTGCTTAAGCTCGCTCCACTGATTGTCAGTCACCGATAACAGCGGAAAAAATGCCAGCAGCGGCGCGCCTTCCCATTCCCCTGGTAATAACATCCGTCCGGGTTGCGCCTGATAATAGCCCTGCACATGCACTAAATCGTGCAATAGTTGCTGATACTCGTCGGCAATGCGTTTGAGCTGCAGTTCATCGGCCGCCTCGGTTAAATTGAGCGCACTTAACGAAGTTTGAAACTCAGCATATAAAGGCGAGCTTTTTAACACAGCGACACGTTGTTGCTGCGCGCTGCACCACTCGATAAAGCTTTGGCGTAGCATAGGTAAATCTAATAGCCACTCGCCGGGATAATCGACAATATCTAAATACAGCGTAGCGGTATCAGCAAACTTGGCCAGCAGCCCCTTCTGCGGCTGATATTTGATGGCTAAACGCAGCTCCGAAATCGTGCGGGTCGATGCTGGCCAAGTCGGAGGTGTCGAAGTAAGCGCTAACATGGCGCCCTGATAATCGAAGCTGGCAATTTCAAGATCCGGCTGCATCGCCCGCTTCACCCCGAGCAAACGTTGCTCACGGCTCACTTGCCACAGGGGTAAGGCATTCCCATGGCGGGAATGGGAGACCTGAGAAGCCGCGCCACTATTGAGTAGTTGATTGACTAATCCGGTAATAAATGCGGTTTTGCCCGCCCCCGATAACCCTGTTACCGCGAGTCGTAAATGCCTGTCAGCCGTTCTATGGAGCAGGGATTGGCTCTTCTGAGTTAATTTATGGAGCGAAACGTCAAGCATTCCCATAAGGATGTCCCTAAATGTTGAATGAGGTTAACTATACACTGGATTTGACGGGAGATTAAGCAACAAGGGCGGACATGGCCGCCCTTTAGAGGGATTACAAGCTATTGATTTGTCTTTTTAAATCAAAGTTATCAGATGTTACATGGCGTTCAAGGTTTTGCAGTCTCACCTCTAGGCTTCTAAATTGCCTGCTCACATCGCTCAGCGCTTGTTTAGCAGGCTCTCCCGATTGCCAAGGTTTCTTCTTCACCTCAATGTCATCCCTAACAGTACTATTTTGGGGTTTGATGTCGAGTATCACCCATAACGCAACATAGATGATAAACACGACGCCCGAACCACCTAATAGGAAGATAGAAACCGCAAGTACTCGCACTAACCATGTTTCAATTGCAAAGTATTCGGCTATCCCCGCACACACACCTGCGACTTTACCTGACTGGGGAATACGATACATAGTACGGCCACTAGTTCCTCTCATGTTTGCCCCTCCATTCAGGCGATTCTGAATCCAGAATGGCCTCTAAGGTTTCGATGCGTGCAGCCATCTTATCGGCTTTAGCAATCAAATCATTGAGCTGTGAAAACTCTTCCTCAGTGAGTCCCTGGCTCACTTGTCGCTTACTGCGATAATGAAGAACTAACCATATGGGCGCCACCACTATCATAAAGATGATAATTGGTGCCATTAGTATGTCCATATCCATAACTCACCTCTGAATTGTTATTCTTTTGACTTAGTCGCAGCTTTGCCTTTTACTTTGGCCTTTAATGCTTCCAGCTCGGCATTCACTGAATCTTCAGCTTCCAGTGCGGCAAACTCATCGGCTAAGGTCTTTTTATTACCCAGATCGTAGGATTCAACCTGCGCTTCTAACCCTTCGACACGGCGCTCATATTGCTCAAATTTCAGCATAGCGTTGTCGATTTTGCTTGAGTCTAACTGCTTCTTCACTTCTAAACGTGATGAGGCGGTTTGTTTACGCAAAATAATGGTCTTTTGGCGCGCCTTAGCATCCAGTAACTTTTCTTGCAGCAGGCTGACTTCATCCTTTAAGCGCACAATGTGCTCGTCGATCACTGCCAACTCTTGGTTTAAGGTATCCACTAAGCCCGCGGCTTTTTGTTTTTCAACTAAAGCTGCTTTGGCTAAATCTTCGCGATCCTTCGACAGTGCCAGCTCCGCTTTGTCTTGCCAATCTTGAACTTGTTCTTCAACACGGCTGATACGACGGATTAATTCTTTCTTTTCAGCTAACACTTTTGCTGATGTTGAACGAACTTCTACCAGTGTATCTTCCATCTCTTGGATAATCAGACGAACCATTTTTTCAGGGTCTTCTGCTTTATCGAGTAATGCGCTGATATTGGAGTTAATGATATCGGCGAAACGAGAGAAAATTCCCATAATGCTATCCTCAAATTGATGTTGGTCTCGCTTAGGGTAATACACTAAGTGTGCCAACTTTTATTTTATGTTTAAATTCATAAAGATAAACATATTTTTAACTTTTTCTTTATTTTATGGCTCAAGCCACTTATTATCATTTTCACCAAAATTTAGCGCGAAAGACTAAAAAATATCGTGGATAATAAATTTCAGCAAGACAACCTCATCGGCCAATCGAACGCCCTACTCGAAGTGTTAGAGCATGTGTCACAGATAGCGCCGCTCTCTAAACCTGTGCTCATTATTGGTGAACGGGGTACGGGTAAGGAGCTGATTGCTGAACGCTTACATTATCTGTCTAAACGCTGGGATCAAAGCTTTATTAAGCTAAATTGTTCATCTTTGAGTGAAAATTTGCTAGAAAGTGAATTATTCGGCCATGAGTCAGGTGCCTTTACCGGCGCCAAAGGCAAACACGAAGGCCGTTTTGAGCGCGCCGACGGTGGCACCCTGTTCCTCGATGAGTTAGCCAACACCTCGGGATTAATCCAAGAAAAACTGCTGCGGGTCATCGAATACGGTGAATTTGAACGGGTCGGCGGCAGTAAAACCATACAAGCGGATGTGCGCCTTATCTGCGCGGCTAACGAAGATTTACCTTCTCTCGCCGACGCCGGCGAATTTAGGGCCGACTTGCTCGACCGTCTAGCGTTCGATGTGATCACCTTGCCGCCACTGCGTTGTCGCCCCGAAGATATCATGACCTTAGCCGAATACTTTGCCGTGGGCATGGCGCGGCAACTTAAGCTGGAACTCTTCAGTGGCTTCAGTGCCAGCGCGGTCGAACAGCTGATGAGCCATGATTGGCCAGGGAATATCCGTGAACTAAAAAACGTCGTAGAGCGCAGTGTGTATCGCAACAGTGGTGAGAACCGCCCTATTGAGCAGATTATTCTCGACCCCTTTGCCTCTCCCTATCGCCCAACCACGCGAGTGCGTACCCGTGAGCGCCAAATCACGGCGCCTGAAGCGCCGCTGAGCGCGCCCGTGGTAACGTCGGCCAAAACCGATACCGACACGGCCGCCATTGCAGAGTCCATGACCAATCCGTTTAGTTTTCCTTTGGACTTTAAAGAGCAAACCGAACGTTATGAGATGGAGCTTATCCAACAAGCCTTGTCGGTCAGTCAGTACAATCAAAAGAAGACGGCTGAAATCCTTGGTTTAAGCTATCACCAGCTGCGCGGCATTCTGAAAAAGTACAATTTGCTCGATAAAGCATAAGCAGATTGCCCACGGGCGAGATGCACTGCTAAAATAGCCGTTCATAGTCGATAAAATAATGATTTATAAATGAGTGTGCTAATAAGACGCCTGTGCCTATCAACTGCAGTTTTCTGCATGAGTGGGTTGTTGGTTGCATGTGGCCCCCAACGACTCCCTTCTGGTTTGGTCTATTGTTCCGAAGGGAATCCCGAGTCTTTTAATCCGCAGTTGGTAACCTCTGGCACCACTATCGACGCGACCTCACACCAAATTTATAGCCGCTTAGTGGACTATGATGCTCTCTCAGGCCAGCTCGTGCCAGCACTTGCAACCAGTTGGGCCGAGAGCGACGATGGCTTAAGTTACCGTTTCACTCTCAGGGAAAATGTTAAGTTTCAACATTCATCCCGTTTTACCCCGAGTCGCGATTTTAATGCCGACGATGTGCTGTTTTCCTTCAATCGAATTATCGACAAACATCACCCTTACCATGGCGTATCACGTACCGGTTATCCCTTTTTCCAAAGTATTGGCTTTTCAGAACAAGTTAAAAGTGTCGAAAAAATCAATGATCACGAGGTGATCTTTCGGCTAGCGCGCAAAGATGCGTCGTTTTTATCGAATCTCGCCACTGACTTTGCAGTCATCCTCTCGAGCGAATATGCCGATCAGCAACTGGCACAGGGGCACCCTGAAAATCTCGATCATTTCGCCATCGGCACAGGGCCCTTTACCTTAGTGCATTACGCTAAAAACGAATATATTCGCTATCGCCGTAATCCCGACTTTTGGGGTGAGCCCGCTAAAGTCGATATGCTGGTCTACGATATCACCCCAAAAAGCACGGTGAGACTGGCAAAACTTATCGCCGGCGACTGCAGCGTATCGGCCCTGCCCAAGGCGGGAGAACTGCCCGTTATCAAACAACATGAACAGCTGAGCATTGAGTCTCAACCCGGTCTTAACGTCGCCTTTTGGGCCTTTAACACACAAAAACCTCCTTTAGATGATGTACGCGTGCGCCGCGCCCTCGCCTATGCCGTGGATAAGCAGAATATCTTACGTGCCGTATATCAAAACACCGCAATAGAAGCCATTGGAGTGCTGCCGCCAGCGTCTTGGGCCTACGACAGCAATAAAAAACTGTTAGATTACAATCCGCAAAAAGCGCGTGATTTGTTAAAAGAAGCGGGAATAAAAAATCTCAGCATCGATATCTGGGCCATGCCCGTCGCCCGCGCGTATAATCCTAATGCGTTAAAAACCGCCGAGTTAATTCAATCTGACTTGGCCAATATCGGCGTTAAGGTCAATATTATCAGTTACGATTGGAGCGTCTTTAGCCAAAGATTGAGCCGAGATGAATATGACTCAGTCCTTATCGGCTGGAACGCCGATAACAGTGACCCCGATAACTTCTTCACTCCCTTGTTGAGTTGCTCGGCGATGCAATCAAACAACAACCGCTCTCGCTGGTGCAATAAAGAGTTTGATGCCATTCTAGACAGAGCAAGGGAAGTCTCGACTCAGGCCGAGCGCAAGGAGATTTACCAAGAGGCCGAAGCTTTCTTAGCCGAGCAAGTGCCGATGTTGAGTCTGGCCCACTCCAAGCGAGTCGCACTCACTCGCAGCAATATCCATGATATGCAGTTAACCCCCTTTGGCGGCATCTCATTTGCCCGAACCAGCCAAGCTGAGCAGGAGACACACTGATGTTCAGATACCTGTTACGGCGCCTCAATCTGTTTCTTGCCACTTCGCTCGTGATGGTCGGTGTGTTGTTTTATGCAACAGGGTTATTTCCTGTTGAGCGCACCTTCGCCCTCACGGGGATCCATGCACCATCAGAGAGTCAACTGGTGCAAATTGAGCAGGACTATAAGTTAGATAGCAATAAAGCCATGCAGTTTATTGCTTATTTACAGCAGAGGCTGAGCGGCAATTTGGGCGTCTCCGTCACTTCGCATCAGAGTGTGGCCGAAGAACTAAGCTCTGTGCTACCCGCCTCCTTCGAACTTGCGGTTATGGCGGCCGTGATAGCCATTGGTTTAGGTGTGCCGCTTGGCGTGTTGGCCTCCCAGAGCCAACATAAACTTACCCAAAATACCATTATGGCGATTACCCTGACGGGCTATTCCGTTCCTGTATTCTGGTTAGGTTTGTATTTGTCACTCTGGTTTGGAGTCGACCTAGGCTGGCTGCCAATCTCGGGGCAACTCAATCTGTTATATGAGATAAAACCTGTTACCGGATTTATGTTGGTCGACATTTTGCTGTCTGATTCGGAATATCGCATATCGGCCTTTAAAGATGCCTTATTGCATATCGTCCTGCCAGCCACCACACTCGCAGTGCTGCCTTTTACCGTGGTCGTGCGTAGCACGCGCTCGGCGATGATGAATGTGATGAACCAAACCTTTATCCGCGCCGCAGAAGCCAGAGGCATGCACACCAACACCATTATTTTGCGCCACGCCTTACCCAACGCGCTGATCCCCGTATTGAAGCACTTAGGATTAATGCTCGGAGCATTTGCGAGCTATGCGATTGTTGTTGAAATGATTTTCTCTTGGCCGGGTGTAGGTTCTTGGTTGGTGTCGGGTATTTATCAGCGGGATTATACGGTTATCCAAGGCGGGATTTTAGCCGTGGCCTTGTTGATCATCTTTTTAAGTATTTTGATTGAAGTGCTGCATACCGTCTTCAATCCCTTGAGCAGAAAAGATCTTTATGCCTCCAATTAAAATTTATCAGGAAGATCAAATCGCCTCGCCGATGATGCGAGTCTGGCAGAATTTTTCGGCAAACCCCTTTGCCTTGGCGGGTTTGTGGACCATTGCTTTTCTGCTGCTGCTCACCCTGTTTGGACCTATGATAGCCCCCTTCTCACCCGAGGCGCAGGATCCGCGCGCATTGCTGTTACCGCCCTCTTGGGACCCTTCGGGCACAGTGGCACACTTTTTAGGTACAGACGATCTGGGCCGTGACATCTTTAGCCGCTTGCTACATGGCGCGCATTTAACCTTCGGCATGGCGCTGATGATTGTCGGCACCGCGCTGTTTATGGGTTTCATCATAGGCTCGCTCTCAGGCATGATGCGCGGCTTAAAGTCCAGTATCTTGGGGCATTTGCTCGATGCATTGCTGTCAATCCCCTCACTATTAATGGCGATTTTAGTGGTTGCAGTGATGGGGCCAGGGCTTGAAAACGTCTTCTGGGCCGTCGGTATTGCCTTAACGCCGCAGTTTGTGCGCTCAATTCATCAATCGGTGCATGAAGAGTTACAAAAAGAATATGTGACTGCCGCCCGTTTAGACGGCGCCAATTCGCTGCAGATTTTTTGGTATGTGATCATGCCAAACGTGTGGGAAGTAGTGATTATTCAAACCACCTTAGCCATTTCTGCCGCGATTTTAGATATTGCCGCCCTTGGCTTTTTAAGCCTTGGCGCCCAAGCTCCCAGTCCTGAATGGGGTGCAATGGTCGCCCAGGGCATGGATAATTTATTGACCGCACCTTGGACTGTGACCATTCCAGGGCTGGCGATTCTTTTTAGTGTGCTCGCCATTAACTTGGTGGGCGATGGCTTGAGATCGGCGCTTGCGCCCATCAGAAACTAACCTATGCCATTACTCGACGTTAGAAACCTGACCATTGAGCTCGACACGCCCCACGGCAGAGTTCGCGCCCTTGAGAAAGTGAGTTTGACCCTGAACGCGGGGGAAATCCACGGTCTCGTGGGTGAATCGGGCTCGGGCCGCAGTCTGCTCGCCAGAGCCATTCTTGGGATCCCAGGCCCCAATTGGACCATTACCGCCGACCGCATGATGTGGGATGGTAATAATCTGATGGCCATGACCTCGAAGGAGCGCCGTAATCTGATGGGCTCGGATATGGCGATGATCTTCCAAGACCCGTCAGGCAGCCTTGACCCTTCGCAAACCGTGGGCAGTCAGTTGATGCAGGCCATGCCTAAGAATCCGAAGGCTTATTTTTGGCAAAAACACAAACATGCCAAACTCACGGCACAAAAATGGTTGCATAAGGTCGGGATTAAAAATCCGCAAAAAGTGATGTCGAGCTATGCTTGGGAGCTTTCGGAAGGCGAATGCCAAAAAGTGATGATCGCCATGGCGATTGCCAACCAACCGCGATTATTGATTGCCGACGAACCGACCAACTCGATGGAGCTGAGCACTCAGGCGCAGATTTTCCGTTTACTGTCACAGCTTAACCAACTGCAAAACGTGTCGATTTTAATCATCAGCCACGAGCTTGAAACGCTGGCTCAGTGGTGCGATCACCTATCCGTGCTCTATTGCGGCCAAGTGATGGAATCTGGCCCAACGGAAGAACTGATCAATCAGCCGTATCATCCTTACACTAAGGCACTCTTGGATAATATGCCGGATTACTCGGGGATAGAGGCGCACAAGGCCATCATGCCGACTCTGCCAGGCTCGGCCCCCGCCCTGCAGCATCTGCCCATTGGTTGTCGCCTAGGGCCAAGATGCCCTGAGGCACAAAAGAAATGCGTTAATCAGCCAAGTTTGAGTCATTTACGCGACCGCTACTTTGCCTGCCATTTCCCTTACCACGGTGAAACGACAAATGACGACCCCACTGCTTAAAGTTAACGATCTCTTTAAGAGGTACGATACCGGCTATAAAGGCTTTACCCGCCAATATAACGATGCCTTAGCCCCGGTTTCCTTTGAATTAAACCGCGGTGAAACCCTAGCGATTGTGGGTGAAGCGGGTTCAGGTAAGAGTACGTTAGCGCGTATTTTGGTGGGCGCAGAGCCCCGCAGCGGCGGTGAAATTTACTTT comes from the Shewanella mangrovisoli genome and includes:
- a CDS encoding ABC transporter permease subunit; translation: MPPIKIYQEDQIASPMMRVWQNFSANPFALAGLWTIAFLLLLTLFGPMIAPFSPEAQDPRALLLPPSWDPSGTVAHFLGTDDLGRDIFSRLLHGAHLTFGMALMIVGTALFMGFIIGSLSGMMRGLKSSILGHLLDALLSIPSLLMAILVVAVMGPGLENVFWAVGIALTPQFVRSIHQSVHEELQKEYVTAARLDGANSLQIFWYVIMPNVWEVVIIQTTLAISAAILDIAALGFLSLGAQAPSPEWGAMVAQGMDNLLTAPWTVTIPGLAILFSVLAINLVGDGLRSALAPIRN
- a CDS encoding peptide ABC transporter ATP-binding protein, coding for MPLLDVRNLTIELDTPHGRVRALEKVSLTLNAGEIHGLVGESGSGRSLLARAILGIPGPNWTITADRMMWDGNNLMAMTSKERRNLMGSDMAMIFQDPSGSLDPSQTVGSQLMQAMPKNPKAYFWQKHKHAKLTAQKWLHKVGIKNPQKVMSSYAWELSEGECQKVMIAMAIANQPRLLIADEPTNSMELSTQAQIFRLLSQLNQLQNVSILIISHELETLAQWCDHLSVLYCGQVMESGPTEELINQPYHPYTKALLDNMPDYSGIEAHKAIMPTLPGSAPALQHLPIGCRLGPRCPEAQKKCVNQPSLSHLRDRYFACHFPYHGETTNDDPTA